A region of Frederiksenia canicola DNA encodes the following proteins:
- a CDS encoding DUF2254 domain-containing protein, producing MFYKWLLAFKKPSNQLWVTSTYWTIVTVIFVFSLRLGARTLKADILPDITQETLDSLLNVVASSMLAVSTFSLSIMVSAFAAAANSATPRAIDLVMDDRSTRTAISSFICAFIYAIIAKTALGMGFYEQNGRFVLFISTVAVLVYLIVTLIRWVYTLSQLGRLGNTLTKIHHAAEQSLTQYRKSPTMGAALSFQPTLNMEPVKAEHSGYLTHIDMQTLQRLAEKSESQIHIDLRPGELITPDTTLCFVEGGIEEHKQIQNCFVFSQERTFAQDPAWAFIVLSEAAQRALSPAVNDPGTAINVMAIMMSLLLNDTETEQEKAEYDRLSIRPLDCKELIRDGFAPISRDGAGILEVNLVMQKVLAGIWRNVPEKEIAEAALTMASQSLERAKQTIAFEPEVALLTEKHQTLFKSC from the coding sequence ATGTTTTACAAATGGCTACTTGCCTTCAAAAAACCCAGCAATCAATTATGGGTAACATCAACCTATTGGACGATCGTTACCGTCATTTTCGTGTTCTCACTCCGCTTAGGGGCGAGAACATTAAAAGCAGATATTCTTCCTGACATTACACAAGAAACCCTTGATAGCCTACTTAACGTTGTTGCTTCTAGTATGCTCGCCGTGAGTACTTTCTCTCTCTCGATTATGGTGTCAGCATTTGCTGCAGCTGCCAATAGTGCAACACCAAGAGCGATTGATTTAGTCATGGATGACAGAAGTACCCGTACCGCAATCAGCAGTTTTATCTGTGCATTTATCTATGCAATCATTGCTAAAACCGCATTAGGCATGGGTTTTTATGAACAAAACGGACGCTTTGTGCTTTTCATTAGCACTGTAGCCGTTCTCGTCTATTTGATCGTAACCTTAATCCGTTGGGTTTATACCCTATCCCAACTAGGACGTTTAGGAAATACACTCACGAAAATCCATCATGCTGCGGAACAATCGCTTACACAATACCGCAAATCACCAACAATGGGGGCTGCACTCTCTTTTCAACCAACGCTCAATATGGAGCCAGTGAAAGCAGAACATTCAGGCTATCTTACTCACATTGATATGCAGACACTGCAACGTCTTGCGGAGAAATCTGAAAGCCAGATCCATATTGATCTTCGCCCAGGTGAGCTGATCACACCAGATACTACTCTGTGTTTTGTTGAAGGTGGAATTGAAGAACACAAGCAAATACAAAACTGCTTCGTATTCTCACAAGAAAGAACCTTTGCACAAGATCCTGCTTGGGCATTTATTGTACTAAGTGAAGCCGCACAACGCGCATTATCCCCTGCGGTGAATGACCCAGGTACCGCAATCAATGTGATGGCAATAATGATGTCTTTACTACTCAATGATACCGAAACTGAACAGGAAAAAGCTGAATACGATCGCCTTTCAATTCGTCCATTAGACTGCAAAGAGCTAATTCGGGATGGCTTTGCCCCGATTTCTCGTGACGGTGCAGGCATTTTGGAGGTCAATCTTGTGATGCAAAAAGTACTGGCCGGCATTTGGCGAAATGTGCCTGAAAAAGAGATTGCGGAGGCGGCGTTGACAATGGCAAGCCAATCCCTTGAACGTGCAAAACAAACTATTGCCTTTGAGCCTGAAGTCGCCTTATTGACCGAAAAACACCAAACACTATTTAAGTCATGCTAA
- the adhE gene encoding bifunctional acetaldehyde-CoA/alcohol dehydrogenase yields the protein MAHNAKNDAVYDAQAEVNQLVENGLKALEQFRLLDQEQVDFIVAKASVAALDQHGALALHAVEETGRGVFEDKATKNLFACEYVVNNMRHLKTVGVISEDDVTGITEIADPVGVVCGITPTTNPTSTTIFKALIALKTRNPIVFAFHPSAQQCSAHAARIVRDAAVSAGAPEHCVQWIETPSMEGTSLLMKHPGIATILATGGNAMVEAAYSCGKPALGVGAGNVPAYVEKSADLKQAVYDIVMSKSFDNGMICASEQAAIVDKEIYADFIKEMQSYGVYLVNKKEKAMLEKYIFGVDKADKMSCSGAKLNSAVVGKPAAWIAEQAGFSVPKNTNILLAECKEVGEKEPLTREKLSPVLALLTSHSQEEGISLAEQMVNFHGLGHSAAIHTKDAQLAKTFGERVKAIRVIWNSPSTFGGIGDVYNSFLPSLTLGCGSYGKNSVGNNVSAVNLLNIKRVGRRRNNMQWFKVPSKIYFERDSIQYIKSMKDVERVMIVTDRAMVDLGFVEKIAEQLRLRKNKVTYQLFADVEPDPSIETVRRGTELMRSFQPDTIIALGGGSPMDAAKVMWLFYEQPEVDFRDLVQKFMDIRKRAFKFPQLGRKAKFVCIPTTSGTGSEVTPFAVITEGNKKYPIADYSLTPTIAIVDPALVMTVPAHIAADTGLDVLTHATEAYVSTVANDYTDGLALQAIKLVFQFLEKSVKEADPEARERMHNASTIAGMAFANAFLGINHSMAHKIGGRFHTVHGRTNAILMPHVIRYNGTRPTKVATWPKYNHYKADEKYQDIARMLGLPAATPAEGVESYAKAVAELAKACGIKMSLREQGVDEQAFLAARKELALLAFEDQCTPANPRLAMVEDMEAILTKAYYGE from the coding sequence ATGGCTCACAATGCAAAAAACGATGCGGTTTATGATGCTCAAGCAGAAGTCAATCAACTGGTTGAAAATGGCTTGAAAGCCTTGGAACAGTTCCGTTTACTTGACCAAGAACAAGTCGATTTTATCGTGGCAAAAGCCTCCGTTGCTGCACTCGATCAGCACGGTGCTTTAGCACTCCACGCTGTTGAAGAAACGGGGCGGGGGGTGTTTGAAGATAAAGCCACCAAAAACCTGTTTGCCTGCGAATATGTGGTGAATAATATGCGGCATTTGAAAACGGTTGGCGTGATCAGCGAAGATGACGTGACAGGCATTACCGAAATTGCCGACCCTGTGGGTGTGGTGTGCGGCATTACTCCAACTACCAACCCGACGTCCACCACTATTTTCAAAGCGTTAATCGCTCTCAAAACGCGTAACCCAATCGTTTTTGCATTCCATCCTTCTGCCCAACAATGTTCTGCTCACGCGGCTCGTATTGTACGTGATGCGGCTGTTTCTGCAGGCGCTCCAGAGCATTGTGTCCAATGGATTGAAACGCCGTCAATGGAAGGCACATCTTTACTCATGAAACACCCTGGCATTGCAACCATTCTTGCAACTGGCGGAAACGCAATGGTGGAGGCCGCCTACTCCTGCGGTAAACCAGCCTTGGGCGTAGGGGCGGGCAATGTCCCTGCTTATGTCGAAAAATCAGCAGATCTCAAACAAGCGGTGTACGACATTGTGATGTCTAAATCCTTTGATAACGGGATGATCTGTGCTTCTGAGCAAGCGGCGATTGTGGATAAAGAGATCTATGCTGATTTCATCAAAGAAATGCAGTCTTACGGGGTCTATCTTGTCAATAAAAAAGAGAAAGCGATGCTTGAAAAATATATTTTCGGGGTCGATAAAGCCGACAAAATGAGCTGCTCTGGGGCGAAATTAAATTCCGCCGTGGTTGGAAAACCGGCGGCTTGGATTGCAGAACAAGCGGGCTTTTCTGTGCCGAAAAATACCAATATCTTACTGGCGGAATGTAAAGAAGTGGGCGAAAAAGAACCGCTTACTCGTGAAAAGCTCTCCCCCGTGTTGGCGTTACTCACTTCCCATAGCCAAGAAGAAGGCATTTCGTTGGCGGAGCAAATGGTTAATTTCCACGGTTTAGGGCACTCGGCAGCGATTCATACCAAAGATGCACAGCTAGCGAAAACTTTTGGTGAGCGAGTGAAGGCGATCCGTGTGATTTGGAATTCGCCATCCACTTTCGGCGGCATCGGCGATGTGTATAACTCGTTCTTACCATCACTTACGCTTGGTTGCGGTTCTTACGGCAAAAATTCCGTTGGTAACAACGTGAGTGCGGTCAATCTCTTGAATATCAAACGTGTGGGCAGAAGGAGAAACAATATGCAGTGGTTTAAAGTACCATCCAAAATCTACTTTGAACGAGATTCCATTCAGTACATCAAGTCAATGAAAGATGTTGAACGTGTGATGATTGTGACTGACCGTGCCATGGTTGATCTGGGGTTTGTTGAGAAAATCGCTGAGCAGTTACGCTTACGCAAAAATAAAGTCACCTACCAACTGTTCGCTGATGTGGAGCCTGATCCATCTATTGAAACCGTGCGTCGTGGTACCGAATTGATGCGCAGCTTCCAACCAGACACTATTATCGCACTTGGTGGCGGCTCGCCGATGGATGCAGCAAAAGTGATGTGGTTATTCTATGAACAGCCTGAAGTCGATTTCCGCGATCTCGTACAGAAATTTATGGATATTCGCAAACGGGCGTTCAAATTCCCGCAGTTAGGTCGCAAAGCGAAGTTTGTCTGTATTCCAACCACATCGGGAACGGGTTCAGAAGTGACGCCATTTGCGGTAATTACCGAAGGCAATAAGAAATACCCAATCGCCGACTACTCGCTCACGCCAACTATTGCGATTGTCGATCCTGCGTTAGTGATGACCGTGCCTGCACATATTGCTGCCGATACGGGTTTGGATGTGCTAACTCATGCAACAGAAGCGTATGTGTCAACAGTGGCAAATGACTACACCGACGGCTTAGCGTTGCAGGCGATCAAATTAGTATTCCAATTCCTTGAAAAATCGGTGAAAGAAGCTGATCCTGAGGCTCGTGAGCGGATGCATAACGCCTCAACCATTGCGGGAATGGCATTTGCGAATGCATTCTTGGGGATCAATCACTCAATGGCTCACAAAATCGGTGGACGTTTCCACACTGTTCACGGTAGAACTAACGCAATTTTAATGCCGCACGTGATTCGTTATAACGGCACTCGTCCAACCAAAGTGGCAACATGGCCGAAGTATAATCACTATAAAGCGGACGAAAAATATCAAGACATTGCTAGAATGCTCGGTTTACCAGCGGCAACGCCAGCGGAAGGAGTGGAATCTTATGCCAAAGCCGTAGCTGAACTTGCCAAGGCTTGCGGCATTAAGATGTCTTTACGTGAACAAGGCGTGGACGAGCAAGCATTTTTAGCCGCCCGCAAAGAGCTTGCCTTGCTCGCCTTTGAAGATCAATGCACCCCTGCCAACCCACGTTTAGCGATGGTGGAAGACATGGAGGCAATTCTCACTAAGGCGTATTACGGCGAATAG
- a CDS encoding alanine/glycine:cation symporter family protein, whose product MSIDTFLNSIKHFIWGPPLLILISGVGIYFTFRLKLIQLFNLPRAFVYMFSREKGGEQAGDISAFAALSTALAATIGTGNIVGVATAIQAGGPGALFWMWLIALFGMATKYAECLLAIKFRTKDRDGFIAGGPMYYIELGMGKKWKWLAKLFALFGVMVALFGIGTFPQINGITTALHDTFNLPISLTAIVLTGLVAAIILGGVQRISKMASVIVPFMAIAYVAASVLILVLNAEKLPTTIAFIVEAAFHPQAALGGVVGFTVMQAIQSGVARGIFSNEAGLGSAPIAAAAAHTKEPVRQGLISMTGTFLDTIIVCTMTGLVIVLTGTWQGTVQGAALTNLAFSQGLASEFGAVIVTVGLIFFAFTTILGWCYYGERCFVYLTGGRTRGIKFYRLAFIALIAIAPFIQLNTIWTIADIVNGLMAFPNLIALVSLRHVVIEETRLYFERLKLGQVK is encoded by the coding sequence ATGTCGATCGACACTTTTCTAAATAGTATTAAGCATTTTATTTGGGGACCGCCGTTACTGATACTAATCTCTGGCGTCGGGATCTATTTCACTTTTCGGCTAAAACTGATTCAACTTTTTAACCTGCCGAGAGCCTTTGTTTATATGTTTAGCCGTGAAAAAGGCGGGGAACAAGCGGGTGATATTTCCGCATTTGCCGCACTTTCCACGGCATTAGCGGCAACCATTGGTACGGGTAATATCGTGGGGGTGGCAACAGCTATTCAAGCAGGTGGGCCAGGGGCATTGTTCTGGATGTGGCTAATCGCCCTATTCGGTATGGCAACTAAATATGCGGAATGTTTGTTAGCGATTAAATTTCGTACCAAAGATCGCGATGGCTTTATTGCAGGCGGTCCAATGTATTACATTGAATTGGGTATGGGGAAAAAATGGAAATGGCTCGCGAAGTTGTTTGCCCTTTTTGGCGTGATGGTGGCATTGTTTGGTATCGGGACTTTCCCGCAAATCAATGGGATTACCACGGCCTTACATGATACCTTTAACTTGCCGATCAGTCTCACAGCCATTGTATTAACAGGGCTGGTGGCGGCGATTATTTTAGGCGGTGTGCAGCGTATTTCAAAAATGGCTAGCGTAATTGTGCCGTTTATGGCGATTGCTTATGTGGCGGCATCGGTGTTGATTTTGGTGCTAAATGCCGAGAAATTACCAACAACCATTGCGTTTATTGTGGAAGCCGCATTTCATCCACAAGCAGCACTTGGTGGGGTTGTGGGCTTTACCGTGATGCAAGCCATTCAATCAGGTGTGGCTCGGGGGATTTTCTCTAATGAAGCTGGGTTAGGTTCAGCTCCGATTGCAGCAGCGGCCGCTCATACCAAAGAGCCAGTACGACAAGGCTTGATTTCAATGACAGGCACCTTTTTAGATACGATTATCGTCTGCACAATGACAGGTTTGGTGATTGTGCTGACCGGTACTTGGCAAGGTACAGTTCAAGGGGCTGCACTCACAAACTTGGCATTTTCACAAGGCTTGGCGAGTGAATTTGGCGCGGTGATCGTGACCGTTGGGCTGATTTTTTTTGCCTTTACCACCATATTGGGCTGGTGCTATTACGGCGAGCGTTGCTTTGTTTATCTCACAGGCGGACGCACTCGAGGTATCAAATTCTATCGCCTTGCTTTCATCGCCCTAATTGCGATTGCTCCGTTTATTCAGCTCAATACCATTTGGACGATTGCCGACATCGTAAACGGCTTAATGGCGTTCCCCAACTTGATTGCGTTGGTCAGCCTTCGCCATGTTGTAATTGAAGAAACGCGTCTCTATTTTGAACGCCTAAAACTGGGGCAAGTCAAGTAG